A window from Mogibacterium neglectum encodes these proteins:
- a CDS encoding helix-turn-helix domain-containing protein, protein MTTLTGNTGNDERGLLPYPVIIAATKGEPQAMNIVVQHYASYISHLSMRMLRDERGNTYYGIDEDIRDRLRSKLMQAVLIFKI, encoded by the coding sequence ATGACTACCCTGACTGGTAACACGGGAAACGATGAACGCGGCCTGTTGCCTTATCCGGTAATCATAGCCGCAACCAAAGGAGAGCCGCAGGCAATGAATATTGTCGTGCAGCACTATGCAAGCTATATCTCCCATCTCTCTATGAGAATGCTCCGTGATGAACGGGGAAATACCTATTACGGCATAGACGAGGATATACGGGATAGGCTTCGTTCAAAGCTTATGCAGGCTGTCCTGATTTTTAAGATTTAA
- a CDS encoding excisionase: MNQIDVPIWEKYTLTIEEAAKYFRIGENKLRKLAEENPTANWIIQNGNRIQIKRKQFEKMIDTVDTI; encoded by the coding sequence ATGAATCAAATTGATGTGCCTATCTGGGAAAAATATACCCTTACCATAGAAGAAGCGGCGAAGTATTTTCGTATCGGAGAAAACAAGCTGCGAAAATTAGCAGAAGAAAATCCTACTGCAAATTGGATAATTCAAAATGGCAACCGTATTCAGATCAAGCGCAAGCAGTTTGAAAAAATGATTGATACGGTTGACACAATCTAA
- a CDS encoding site-specific integrase yields the protein MSEKRRDSKNRVLRSGESQRKDGRYAYKYIDTFGKPQFVYAWKLVPTDNTPKGKREGKSLREKVKEIQKDLDDGIDPVGKKMTVCQLYEKQIRNHANVRHGTKQGRKQLMKILEEDTIGACSIENVKMSDAKEWALRMKEKGYSFKTISNHKRSLKAAFYSAIQDDCIRKNPFDFHINTVIEDDTEPKVPLSPAQEEGLLSFVKSDKVYHKYYDEFIILLGTGLRISEFCGLTDSDIDFENRIINVDHQLQYSGKKSYRIETPKTENGIRKIPMNDRVLEALQRVLQNRRKSTFEVDGYTGFLFLTRNGTPQTCMNYDYMFHRLVEKYNKNHEEALPAVTTPHTLRHTFCTNMANAGMNPKALQYLMGHANIIMTLNYYAHATFDSAKTEFFRLAA from the coding sequence ATGTCAGAAAAAAGACGTGACAGCAAGAATCGAGTTTTGCGGTCAGGAGAGAGCCAAAGAAAAGACGGGAGATATGCTTACAAATATATAGATACCTTTGGAAAGCCGCAGTTTGTGTACGCGTGGAAGTTGGTTCCAACGGATAATACCCCTAAGGGTAAGCGTGAGGGTAAATCCCTGCGTGAAAAGGTCAAGGAAATACAAAAAGACCTTGATGACGGGATTGACCCCGTAGGAAAGAAAATGACCGTTTGCCAGCTTTATGAAAAGCAGATACGAAACCATGCAAATGTAAGACACGGTACAAAGCAAGGTAGAAAGCAGCTCATGAAAATACTTGAGGAAGATACGATCGGAGCCTGCAGCATTGAGAATGTGAAAATGTCTGATGCAAAGGAATGGGCCTTACGAATGAAAGAAAAGGGCTATTCTTTCAAAACCATCAGCAACCATAAGCGTTCTCTAAAGGCAGCTTTTTATTCTGCCATTCAGGATGACTGTATCAGAAAAAATCCCTTTGACTTTCATATCAACACAGTCATTGAGGATGACACCGAGCCGAAAGTTCCTCTTTCGCCTGCACAAGAAGAAGGTTTACTTTCCTTTGTGAAAAGCGATAAGGTCTATCATAAGTATTATGACGAGTTTATCATTTTACTTGGAACCGGACTTCGGATTTCAGAGTTTTGCGGATTGACGGACAGCGATATTGATTTTGAGAATCGGATAATCAATGTGGATCATCAACTTCAATATTCCGGTAAAAAGTCCTACCGCATAGAAACTCCGAAAACGGAAAACGGTATTCGCAAAATTCCGATGAACGACCGAGTTCTTGAAGCCTTACAGAGAGTGTTACAAAACCGAAGAAAAAGCACTTTCGAGGTTGACGGTTACACAGGCTTTCTTTTTCTCACAAGGAACGGAACACCACAGACTTGTATGAACTATGATTATATGTTTCACAGACTTGTAGAAAAGTACAACAAAAATCATGAGGAAGCTTTGCCGGCGGTAACAACACCCCATACCCTGCGACACACGTTCTGCACCAACATGGCAAATGCGGGAATGAATCCGAAAGCCTTACAGTATCTTATGGGACACGCCAACATTATCATGACCCTGAACTATTACGCGCACGCTACATTTGACAGTGCAAAAACAGAATTTTTCAGACTGGCGGCTTAA
- a CDS encoding CHAP domain-containing protein yields MSKIVNNAAHTNKPWYHIKLTLICIFVPILSFCIVANYDDKVYAVKYMREIKAVNYYTGNESVARAPVITGSWKKVTGAWRFYNTDGVMQKGVFTIKGNKYYLGKNDGIMKTGWQKIDRYYYYFGTDGALKTGWQQIDGRWYYLGGTGDGAMRAGWQKIDGSYYYLGDANDGGMKTGWQQIDGRWYYLGGTGDGVMRAGWQKIDGSYYYLGDASDGGMKVGWQQIYDRWYYLGGTGDGAMRTSWQKIDGSYYYLGDADDGGMKTGWQQIDEYWYYLGGVNDGAMKVKWQHLGNNWYYLGDVNDGTMKTGWKNIESAWYYFNESGVAKKDWQHIAGNWFYFDSSYMMVKDTIMEIAGHKYAFNADGVMLSNEFTFKGKRYITDSSGRIVYNSSQKDVVKYGRRFIGENGNRFNDWYYGDKNHRSLAWCNVFVSYVMYQCGVNFQKNAYVPNSEEWMHKNYKWVDYKEAKAGDVIVFCWTGQGHNSGRGNRDHIGFLISKNANGTFTTLEGNTNGGKVAIRTRYSKNIRNIFSPR; encoded by the coding sequence ATGTCAAAAATAGTTAATAATGCGGCGCATACAAATAAGCCTTGGTATCATATTAAATTAACTTTAATTTGTATATTTGTGCCTATTTTAAGTTTTTGTATAGTGGCAAATTATGACGATAAAGTATATGCGGTAAAATACATGCGCGAGATAAAAGCTGTGAATTATTATACCGGGAACGAGTCAGTAGCCAGAGCACCTGTAATCACAGGTTCATGGAAGAAAGTAACTGGTGCTTGGCGCTTCTACAACACAGATGGTGTAATGCAGAAAGGCGTATTTACCATAAAAGGTAATAAATACTACCTCGGGAAAAACGATGGAATCATGAAGACCGGCTGGCAAAAGATTGATAGATACTACTATTACTTCGGTACAGACGGTGCACTGAAGACCGGCTGGCAGCAAATCGATGGTCGTTGGTACTACCTTGGTGGTACAGGAGACGGTGCTATGAGGGCCGGTTGGCAAAAAATCGATGGTTCATACTACTATTTAGGTGATGCTAACGATGGGGGAATGAAGACTGGTTGGCAGCAAATCGATGGTCGTTGGTACTACCTTGGTGGTACAGGAGACGGTGTTATGAGGGCCGGCTGGCAAAAAATCGATGGTTCATACTACTACTTAGGTGATGCTAGCGATGGGGGAATGAAGGTCGGTTGGCAGCAAATCTATGATCGTTGGTACTACCTTGGTGGTACAGGAGACGGTGCTATGAGGACAAGCTGGCAAAAAATCGATGGTTCATACTACTACTTAGGTGATGCTGACGATGGAGGAATGAAGACCGGTTGGCAACAAATTGATGAATACTGGTATTATCTTGGTGGTGTAAACGATGGCGCTATGAAGGTTAAATGGCAGCATCTTGGTAATAACTGGTATTATCTTGGCGATGTAAATGATGGTACCATGAAGACCGGTTGGAAGAATATAGAGAGTGCATGGTACTACTTCAATGAATCTGGTGTAGCCAAGAAGGATTGGCAACATATAGCTGGGAACTGGTTTTACTTCGATTCAAGTTACATGATGGTAAAAGATACAATCATGGAAATTGCAGGGCATAAATATGCTTTCAATGCTGACGGTGTGATGTTGTCTAATGAATTTACATTCAAAGGCAAGAGATACATAACTGATTCATCTGGTAGAATTGTCTATAATTCATCACAAAAAGATGTAGTAAAATATGGACGTCGGTTTATAGGTGAGAATGGTAATAGATTTAATGACTGGTATTACGGAGATAAAAATCATCGTTCATTGGCGTGGTGTAACGTATTTGTATCCTATGTAATGTATCAATGCGGAGTGAACTTTCAGAAGAATGCATATGTTCCTAATTCAGAGGAGTGGATGCATAAAAACTACAAGTGGGTCGACTACAAAGAGGCGAAAGCTGGAGATGTAATCGTCTTCTGCTGGACAGGACAAGGTCATAACAGTGGCCGCGGCAATAGAGATCACATTGGGTTCCTTATTTCCAAGAATGCCAATGGCACATTTACTACACTAGAAGGAAACACAAATGGCGGCAAAGTGGCAATTAGGACTAGATATTCAAAGAATATCAGAAATATTTTTAGCCCAAGATAA
- a CDS encoding phosphotransferase → MKKKLSTIELDVLKTLNSQEGATQREIAEMNNASLGSVNGAIVKLRELGYVSADNVISDEAQELLKEAKPQNAVILAAGFGMRMVPINTVYPKAMLKVHGEVLIERLIRQLHEAGITKIDVVVGFMKESFEYLIDEYGVDLITNRDYASKENLHSLKLASAQLGNTYVIPSDIWFRENPFTQCEPYSWYMVAESRNAHSRVKLNRNKELIDIGNSMNKKLKMMGVAYISNKDADEVRLRIARHSDRDDCYWEDALYTESRPRKMILLAKKVPENFAVGINTYDQLCTFDSGSESLQSEAIDLLAKVFDVNTSEITNIEVLKKGMTNRSFLFRCKGEKYIMRIPGEGTERLINRDHEYQVYEAIKDKGISDDIIYFDVKNGYKVTKFLENTRNCDPKDWEEVAKCMKVLKKFHSLDLKVEHNFDIFGEIELYERLWGENKSIYRDYAKTKQKIYKLKRFIYSLNPHICLAHIDAVPDNFLFCDYASGEDDIRIIDWEYAGMQDPHVDLAMFSLYSMYTKDEIDKLNNIYFDGDCSDEDRAKIYAYISVCGLLWSNWCEYKRQLGVEFGEYSLKQYRYAKEYYKYASDLIETL, encoded by the coding sequence ATGAAGAAAAAACTATCTACTATAGAACTAGATGTTCTGAAGACATTGAATAGCCAGGAGGGCGCGACTCAGAGAGAGATAGCTGAGATGAACAATGCATCACTCGGCAGTGTAAACGGTGCGATTGTTAAACTCAGAGAGCTTGGGTATGTGAGTGCAGATAATGTAATTTCTGACGAGGCACAGGAGTTGCTCAAGGAGGCTAAACCGCAAAACGCAGTTATATTAGCGGCTGGCTTTGGTATGAGAATGGTTCCGATTAATACCGTATATCCGAAAGCCATGCTGAAGGTTCACGGGGAGGTTCTGATAGAGCGTTTAATAAGACAGCTACACGAGGCTGGAATCACTAAGATTGATGTCGTGGTTGGCTTTATGAAGGAGAGCTTCGAATACCTCATAGATGAATACGGTGTAGACCTGATTACGAACAGGGATTATGCGAGTAAGGAAAATCTCCATTCGCTTAAGCTTGCAAGCGCACAGCTCGGCAACACATATGTGATTCCGTCAGATATTTGGTTTAGGGAGAACCCATTTACACAGTGCGAACCATACTCCTGGTATATGGTAGCTGAAAGTAGGAACGCACATAGCAGGGTTAAGCTGAACAGAAATAAAGAACTCATAGACATCGGAAATTCTATGAATAAGAAGCTCAAAATGATGGGTGTTGCATATATAAGCAATAAAGATGCAGATGAGGTGAGGCTAAGGATTGCTAGGCATAGCGATCGAGATGATTGCTACTGGGAAGATGCGCTGTATACAGAATCGAGACCTCGCAAGATGATACTACTTGCCAAGAAAGTACCTGAAAATTTCGCTGTTGGAATCAACACTTATGATCAACTATGCACTTTCGACTCTGGTTCAGAGAGCCTGCAGTCTGAGGCAATAGATCTACTTGCTAAAGTGTTCGATGTCAATACGAGCGAAATTACGAACATAGAGGTGCTTAAGAAAGGGATGACTAATAGATCGTTCTTATTCAGATGCAAGGGAGAAAAGTATATAATGAGAATCCCTGGAGAAGGCACTGAGCGCCTAATCAATAGGGATCATGAGTACCAGGTGTATGAAGCGATTAAAGATAAGGGTATTAGCGATGATATCATTTACTTCGATGTAAAAAATGGATATAAAGTGACAAAATTCCTCGAGAATACGCGTAACTGTGACCCTAAAGATTGGGAAGAAGTCGCAAAATGCATGAAAGTTCTCAAAAAATTCCATAGCTTGGACTTAAAAGTTGAACACAACTTCGATATATTTGGTGAAATCGAATTATATGAAAGGCTTTGGGGTGAAAATAAATCGATTTATAGAGATTATGCAAAGACAAAACAGAAAATCTATAAGCTCAAGCGATTCATTTATTCGTTAAATCCACACATATGCCTGGCTCATATCGATGCAGTGCCAGATAACTTCTTGTTCTGTGATTATGCAAGTGGAGAGGACGATATTCGAATCATTGACTGGGAATATGCAGGGATGCAGGATCCTCACGTAGATTTGGCGATGTTTTCCTTATACAGCATGTACACGAAGGATGAAATTGACAAATTAAATAATATCTACTTCGACGGGGACTGTAGTGATGAGGATAGAGCGAAGATATATGCATATATCTCAGTTTGCGGGCTATTATGGTCAAATTGGTGTGAGTATAAGAGGCAGCTTGGAGTAGAATTTGGAGAATATTCCCTAAAACAATATAGATATGCCAAGGAATACTACAAATACGCATCAGATTTGATAGAAACTCTGTAA
- a CDS encoding BCCT family transporter, with product MNNKNSVSATRKQIDWVITLVPLAIICGMSALFFAFPNKSKSVLTSIRYVLGDRFGSYYLIIGVLILSISIYMAFSKYGDIVLGGQDEKPKYSFFTWGAMMFTCGLAADILFYSFAEWVLYATDPHVKSLGSIQEWAGVFPIFHWSLIPWAFYLVLAVSFGFMLHVRNRDKQKFSEACRPVLGKRTDGILGRLIDMLAVFALIAGTATTFSVATPLMASIIKIVFHVELSRITLSIIILLITCAIYTYSLLHGFKGISVLAKICIYLFFGLLAYVLFVGGKTGYIIDTGIESIGRMLQHFIELSTFTDPERNTLFPQNYTIYYWAYWMVWCVAAPFFIGTISRGRTVRQTIVGGYGFGAGSTIISFIILGNYSLGKELVDGIPLIKSYIENGDMYGLIINIVRTLPCSTMVLIVLILTMVAFYATSFDSIAYIASCYSYRRLKEGEIPNRMIQLMWCLLLIVLPIALLFSESSMSNIQSVSIIAAFPIAAVITLIAVSFLKDAGKFMKTLKDGATRELVRGDEAERNAKRGES from the coding sequence ATGAATAATAAAAACAGTGTGTCAGCTACACGAAAGCAAATTGATTGGGTTATTACGCTAGTGCCATTAGCGATAATATGTGGGATGAGCGCACTTTTTTTTGCTTTTCCGAACAAATCAAAGTCAGTACTGACGAGCATTCGCTACGTTCTCGGAGATAGATTTGGTTCATACTACTTAATCATCGGGGTGCTGATACTTTCAATTTCTATATATATGGCATTTTCGAAGTACGGAGACATTGTCCTAGGGGGGCAAGATGAGAAGCCAAAATATAGTTTCTTCACCTGGGGAGCGATGATGTTCACGTGCGGACTTGCCGCAGACATACTGTTTTATTCATTTGCAGAATGGGTGCTCTATGCGACGGATCCCCATGTAAAGAGCCTGGGGTCGATTCAAGAATGGGCGGGGGTATTTCCTATATTTCATTGGAGCCTTATACCGTGGGCGTTTTATCTCGTGTTAGCTGTTTCCTTTGGTTTCATGCTTCACGTCAGGAATAGAGATAAGCAGAAATTTTCAGAAGCTTGCAGACCGGTTCTAGGTAAACGCACGGATGGAATTCTCGGCAGGTTAATCGACATGCTTGCAGTATTTGCACTGATTGCCGGAACAGCTACGACTTTCAGCGTTGCCACACCACTAATGGCGAGCATTATCAAGATTGTATTCCATGTAGAATTGAGTCGCATCACTCTTTCGATAATAATTCTCCTGATAACATGTGCGATTTACACTTACTCGCTTTTACATGGATTTAAGGGTATTAGCGTCCTGGCAAAAATATGCATTTATCTGTTTTTTGGGTTGCTCGCTTACGTGCTATTCGTTGGTGGTAAGACAGGATACATTATCGACACTGGCATAGAGTCCATAGGCAGAATGCTTCAGCATTTTATCGAACTGTCCACATTTACTGATCCAGAGAGAAATACGCTGTTCCCACAGAATTACACCATTTACTACTGGGCGTATTGGATGGTTTGGTGCGTCGCGGCACCGTTCTTCATTGGAACGATTTCGCGTGGTAGGACCGTAAGACAGACTATCGTTGGAGGATATGGATTTGGAGCAGGCTCAACGATTATAAGCTTTATAATTTTGGGGAATTACTCGCTAGGCAAAGAGCTAGTTGACGGCATACCCCTAATAAAGTCATATATAGAGAACGGTGATATGTATGGGCTCATTATCAATATCGTGAGGACGCTTCCTTGCTCAACGATGGTATTAATAGTACTGATTCTGACAATGGTTGCATTCTACGCTACTTCGTTCGATTCCATCGCTTATATCGCTTCGTGCTATAGTTACAGAAGGCTCAAGGAGGGAGAGATTCCAAATCGCATGATTCAGCTGATGTGGTGCTTACTATTGATTGTGCTACCAATTGCATTGCTTTTTTCAGAAAGTTCTATGAGCAATATTCAATCAGTCAGCATCATAGCAGCATTTCCTATTGCAGCGGTCATAACGCTTATCGCCGTTAGTTTTCTAAAGGATGCAGGGAAATTTATGAAAACTTTAAAAGATGGAGCAACTCGCGAGCTCGTAAGAGGTGATGAAGCAGAAAGGAACGCGAAACGTGGGGAGTCGTAA
- a CDS encoding NTP transferase domain-containing protein: MIKVDNAVILAAGASSRFVPLSYERHKALIEVKGEVLIERQIRQLREAGVMDIYVVTGYKSEQFSYLTAKFDVKLVHNNEYATRNNHSSIHVVRDVIRNSYICSADNYFAENPFNVFEEGAFYSGIYSEGYTKEWCMKTDEDDYIIDVKIGGSKAWYMLGHVFWDEKFSKHFTEILEQRYDDPEIVDKLWEDIYIEHIAELKMKLKKYNAEYIFEFDTLDELREFDESYARDTRSTILKDISRSLGANEAELKDFQAIKALDNRATGFKFVCKDKEYTYDYDSGKFI, translated from the coding sequence ATGATTAAGGTAGATAATGCGGTTATACTGGCTGCGGGTGCATCTAGCAGATTTGTACCGCTTTCATACGAGAGACATAAGGCTCTAATCGAAGTTAAGGGAGAGGTACTAATCGAGCGTCAGATAAGGCAACTTAGAGAGGCTGGCGTCATGGATATATACGTAGTCACTGGCTACAAAAGTGAACAGTTTTCATATCTCACAGCGAAATTTGATGTGAAGCTTGTGCACAATAACGAGTATGCGACTCGCAACAATCATTCGAGCATTCACGTGGTGAGGGACGTGATTAGAAACTCATATATATGTTCGGCAGATAACTATTTTGCAGAAAATCCCTTCAATGTTTTTGAGGAAGGTGCGTTTTACAGCGGAATCTACTCTGAAGGATATACCAAGGAGTGGTGCATGAAGACCGACGAAGACGACTATATAATTGACGTCAAGATTGGAGGAAGCAAGGCTTGGTATATGCTAGGACATGTGTTTTGGGATGAAAAATTCAGCAAGCACTTCACCGAAATACTTGAGCAGCGTTACGATGATCCTGAGATTGTCGATAAACTCTGGGAGGATATATATATCGAACACATAGCTGAACTTAAGATGAAATTAAAAAAATATAATGCTGAATATATTTTTGAATTTGATACTCTTGATGAGCTGAGAGAGTTTGATGAATCGTATGCTAGAGACACACGTTCGACGATTCTCAAGGATATATCAAGGTCGCTTGGAGCAAATGAGGCTGAACTTAAGGATTTTCAAGCAATTAAGGCTTTGGATAATCGGGCTACAGGCTTTAAGTTCGTGTGCAAGGATAAAGAATACACTTACGATTATGATTCAGGTAAGTTCATATAG
- a CDS encoding polysaccharide biosynthesis protein yields MDINSKLNFDKASLIKTCLLIVCDLAAIEIASFLALFIRFDFSLDEPMGSYWEMFKGHQQIVMALGIVIFAVCHMYSSLWSYVGIRDMLNVLIATVLYTLMVTTIFAFFEQQNYGMPRSFYLLSGGFLFAITFFVRFIARAARELKGFGNSRGQAKRAMIIGAGAAGAGLIKEIKANPSLRKKIICLVDDDESKIGKRMNGVRIAGTTKDIEVLTQRYSINQILLAMPSASGEEKKRILDICKQTGCEMMIVPGIYQIIRGDVSVSQLKHVDVNDLLGRDPIEVDIDGIMEYVSNKVVMVTGAGGSIGSELCRQIASHNPKQLVMLDIYENTTYEIQNELKREFPELNLVVLIASVRNTKRIDKIFEMYRPEIIYHAAAHKHVPLMEASPNEAIKNNVLGTWKLVQASDKWKVKKFVLISTDKAVNPTNIMGASKRLCEMIIQTYNNRSKTEFVAVRFGNVLGSHGSVIPLFRRQIAEGGPVTVTHPDIIRYFMTIPEAVSLVLQAGAFAKGGEIFVLDMGKPVKIDDLARNLILLSGLKPGIDIEIKYVGLRPGEKLFEELLMDEEGLQDTANKMIHIGHPINIDEENFIEELNELKDYVEGEPDDIKRYIKNIVPTYTPKN; encoded by the coding sequence ATGGATATTAACAGCAAATTGAATTTTGATAAAGCATCTCTGATTAAGACTTGTCTACTTATAGTCTGCGACTTAGCGGCGATTGAGATTGCTTCGTTTCTAGCGCTCTTTATAAGGTTTGATTTCTCGCTTGATGAGCCTATGGGCTCATATTGGGAGATGTTTAAAGGACACCAGCAAATCGTGATGGCCCTAGGGATTGTCATATTTGCAGTTTGCCATATGTATTCAAGCCTTTGGTCGTATGTAGGCATACGAGACATGCTTAATGTGCTAATTGCTACAGTCTTGTACACACTCATGGTTACAACTATATTTGCTTTCTTTGAACAGCAGAACTACGGGATGCCGAGAAGCTTTTATTTGCTTTCCGGTGGATTTTTATTTGCGATAACTTTTTTCGTCAGATTCATTGCTAGGGCTGCGAGAGAACTTAAGGGCTTTGGAAACAGCCGTGGACAGGCAAAGAGGGCGATGATTATAGGCGCAGGTGCTGCAGGAGCGGGGCTCATCAAGGAAATTAAAGCAAATCCGAGCCTGAGAAAGAAAATAATCTGCCTTGTTGATGATGACGAGTCCAAGATTGGCAAGAGAATGAATGGAGTGCGTATTGCTGGCACTACGAAGGATATTGAGGTGCTTACGCAGAGATATTCCATAAATCAGATTCTCCTTGCGATGCCATCTGCATCGGGTGAAGAGAAAAAGAGAATTCTAGATATATGCAAGCAGACAGGCTGCGAGATGATGATTGTTCCAGGGATATACCAGATTATTCGCGGTGATGTTAGCGTATCACAGCTTAAGCATGTAGATGTAAACGACCTGCTAGGCAGGGATCCTATCGAAGTTGATATTGATGGGATTATGGAGTATGTGTCGAACAAAGTTGTTATGGTTACAGGTGCAGGTGGGTCGATAGGAAGCGAACTCTGCCGCCAGATTGCAAGTCACAATCCTAAGCAGCTAGTAATGCTAGATATATATGAAAATACTACATATGAGATACAGAATGAGCTTAAGAGAGAATTTCCTGAGCTCAATCTTGTGGTGCTTATAGCATCCGTGAGGAATACAAAGAGAATCGATAAAATCTTTGAGATGTATAGACCAGAGATTATATATCATGCGGCTGCACATAAGCATGTACCGCTTATGGAGGCTAGTCCTAATGAAGCCATCAAGAACAATGTGCTAGGCACATGGAAGCTCGTTCAAGCTTCAGATAAATGGAAGGTTAAGAAGTTTGTTCTTATCTCTACAGATAAAGCTGTAAATCCAACTAATATCATGGGGGCATCTAAGAGACTGTGTGAGATGATCATTCAAACTTATAACAACAGATCAAAAACGGAATTCGTAGCAGTTAGATTTGGAAATGTACTTGGAAGCCATGGAAGCGTTATTCCATTATTTAGAAGACAAATCGCTGAAGGTGGACCAGTTACGGTTACACATCCAGATATCATCAGATATTTTATGACGATTCCTGAGGCTGTTTCGCTCGTACTTCAGGCTGGAGCATTTGCAAAGGGTGGAGAGATATTTGTTCTCGATATGGGCAAACCAGTCAAGATTGATGACCTCGCTAGAAACCTAATTCTGCTTTCTGGACTCAAGCCGGGAATAGACATTGAGATAAAGTATGTAGGACTAAGGCCTGGAGAGAAGTTGTTTGAGGAACTTCTGATGGACGAAGAGGGGCTTCAGGATACAGCAAACAAGATGATTCACATCGGGCATCCAATTAATATCGATGAGGAGAATTTCATCGAGGAGCTTAACGAACTCAAAGACTATGTTGAGGGCGAGCCGGATGATATCAAGCGATATATCAAAAACATAGTCCCAACATATACACCAAAAAACTAA
- a CDS encoding DegT/DnrJ/EryC1/StrS family aminotransferase, with protein MKVPFSPPDISELEINRVVEVLKSGWITTGPEVKEFERRITEYIGVDKAVALSSATASLEAALHILGIGEDDEIIVPAYTYTASASPVIHKGAKLVIVDSAPETFEMDYDKVAEAINENTKAVIPVDLGGMVCDYDRIFEIVESKKELFKPANKLQEALGRVAVISDGAHAFGSVKNGVKAGAIADFTSFSFHAVKNLTTAEGGALSWRNIDGVDNDELYHELQLYSLHGQSKDALSKNKAGAWEYDVVYPAYKCNMTNINAAIGIAQLERYEGLLARRRVLNERYETALEKLGIKVMHHYTEEMTSTGHLYLVRIPGASVDDRNAVIQDMAEREIACNVHYKPLPMMTAYKNLGFDIADYPNAYHQYENLISLPIFSTMTDEQNEYVIENFTDILKKRGLIN; from the coding sequence ATGAAAGTACCGTTTTCACCACCGGATATTTCAGAACTAGAAATTAATAGGGTTGTAGAAGTCCTAAAATCTGGATGGATTACGACTGGTCCAGAGGTTAAAGAATTCGAGAGAAGAATTACAGAATATATCGGAGTGGATAAAGCCGTTGCCCTTTCATCGGCTACCGCGTCACTAGAAGCAGCGCTTCACATCCTGGGGATTGGTGAAGACGATGAGATAATCGTGCCTGCGTACACATATACAGCATCGGCAAGTCCTGTAATCCACAAAGGGGCGAAGCTTGTGATTGTCGATTCTGCACCTGAGACCTTTGAGATGGATTACGACAAGGTCGCTGAAGCTATCAACGAGAATACTAAGGCTGTTATTCCAGTCGATTTGGGCGGAATGGTATGTGATTACGACAGAATATTTGAAATCGTTGAGTCGAAAAAAGAACTATTTAAGCCTGCGAATAAACTTCAGGAGGCTCTTGGCAGAGTTGCTGTAATTTCCGACGGAGCACATGCCTTTGGGTCTGTGAAGAATGGTGTCAAAGCGGGGGCAATTGCTGACTTTACGTCGTTTTCCTTCCATGCAGTTAAAAACCTTACTACCGCCGAGGGAGGTGCGCTCTCATGGAGGAATATAGATGGCGTAGATAATGACGAACTTTACCATGAGCTACAGCTTTATTCTCTACACGGACAATCCAAGGACGCTCTATCCAAGAACAAGGCGGGCGCATGGGAGTATGATGTCGTATATCCTGCGTATAAATGCAATATGACGAATATCAATGCGGCTATCGGAATTGCTCAGCTTGAGAGATATGAAGGCTTACTTGCGAGACGTAGGGTGCTAAATGAGAGATATGAAACGGCACTTGAGAAGCTTGGGATTAAGGTTATGCATCATTATACTGAGGAGATGACTTCTACAGGCCATCTGTACTTAGTGAGGATTCCAGGCGCTTCTGTAGATGATAGAAATGCGGTAATTCAGGATATGGCAGAACGTGAGATTGCATGTAACGTCCACTATAAGCCGCTACCGATGATGACCGCTTACAAGAATCTTGGATTTGATATTGCGGATTATCCAAATGCTTATCATCAGTATGAAAATCTAATTTCGCTACCAATATTCTCGACGATGACTGATGAACAGAATGAATATGTTATTGAGAATTTCACTGATATTCTTAAGAAGAGAGGACTAATTAACTAG